TACCCAAAACCTTCTCCTTGTATTAGCATATGTATTGccggacgatgacgacgatgacgacagcaaggacggtgacgacgacaaagTTACCAGGGGCCACAAGTCCAAGATCTCGTCGACTACAAGCGGGAGCGAGCCATCAGGCGGCATAAAGAGGCGTCAGAATAATCTTCCCCCTGAACTTCGGCTGATCGACCTCACATCGCAAGCCGAgatcgacaaggacggcctCAGCGTGAGCAGATATGAGAGGCTCTCGTCGGGCGATTACCATCTCGGGGTGCTACCAGCGCAAAACGCGGCTTCCGCTGTGGCCTCGTCCAAGGGAGCTTTGGAAGCCATCACCGGCTTTGGCTCCGACATGTGGAATGCGGCCATCAACCCAAGGACACTGTTCAGTTCGGGCGCAAGTATCAGGAGCGGGAACAGCGGGGATGGTGTCTCGAGCTCGCAGGTTCCGAGTTCCGCAAGTGGCGGCCGAAGGTCTGGGACACCGACTGTCCACCCCAACCTCGCCAAGCCCGGAGTCAAGATCTTCATACACAGCCCCTTTGACTTTATACTCGCAACAAAACGAGACCTTGGTGATCATCTGGGCTGGCTGTTGGAGCACCAGGAGTACCAAAAGGCCTGGGAGTTGCTGGATGAGCATCCCGAGATTATGGCCGCTCCCCCAGAGAACCTTCATGAGCTCGTCCCGACAACGCCGGATAGGAATCAGAGTAGTCCAGACGATGTTCTGGACGATCCCTACGATACCTCGTCAGTCATGGGTTCCACTGGACTGGCGAGGCATCCAAACTCGTCAGCGCaaaaggagaagaggcgCATTGGCGAGCTGTGGATACGAGAGCTAATCGAAGCCGGCAACTGGGCTGAGGCCGGTAAGGTCTGCGGCACAGTGCTTGGATCCTCGGAGAGATGGGAGAAATGGGTCTGGACGTTTGCAGGTGCCGACAAGTTTGACGAGATCACAGACTACATTCCCTCCGAGCCAATGTATCCGCCTATCCCCGGTACCATCTACGAAGTCGTTCTGAACCACTACATACAAGTGGACAAGCTCCGCTTCAGAGAATTGCTGGACCGCTGGTCAACCGATCTCTTTGACATCAAAACAGTCACCACTGCGCTGGAGAACCAGCTTAAATACCGCAACGTCCGCGAGGACAGCGTTGAGGGCGGCGAAAAGGGCCGCGACTGGAAGATTGTCATGGAGTCGCTGGCGCGGCTACACGAGGCGAACGGCCGTTTTCGAGAGTCGCTCAAATGCTACATCAAGCTCCAAGACGCAGACTCGGCGTTCAGGCTGATTCGCGACAACCACCTGGCTGAGGCGGTCACGGACGACATTCCTGGGTTCATTGGATTGCGAGTTCCCAACAACAAGCGCGAGTTCCTCCGGGAGGCCGATCTCGAAGCGGCTACGTCAGAAGCCATCACGCTgctggtcgacgaggcgcagCACGGTCTCGTCAAGCCGTCGGCGGTTGTGTCGCAGCTTCAAGAACAAGATCTGATGCTGTACCTGTTCTTTTACCTCCGTGCTCTGTACAAGGGTGAGGGTCTTGAGGAGCACTCTGGCGAGAACCGAGACAGGCTATTGATGGACAGCCAGTCGCAGGTCGACGAATTCGCCGATCTTGCTGTCGAACTGTTTGCCAAGTGGGAGCAGCCGCTCTTGATGAGCTTTCTGAAGTCGTCAACTTCGTACAAGTTCGAGAAGGTAAGAAACCAGTGCCATCGCGCACGTGCTTTTGGTTGCTAACGATCGTAGGCCGTGCAAGAGTGCGAAAAGTACAAGTATTACGACGAACTGGTTCATCTATACTCCAAGACGGGAGAGATGAAGCGCGCTCTCTATCTCATCATCGACCGGCTGCAAGACGTGAAGAAAGCGATTGAGTTCGCAAAGCAACAGGACGACCCCGATCTCTGGGACGACTTGCTCGACTATAGCATGGACAAGCCAAGCTTCATTCAGGGActcctcgaggaggtcgggACGGCCATCAATCCAATCAAGCTCGTCCGCCGCATCCCGGAAGGACTGGAGATACAAGGGTTGAGGGAGGGATTGAAGCACATAATGAAGGAACACGAGATCCAGTACAGCATCAGCTTAGGCGTCGCGCGCGTGCTTCGAAGCGAAGTGGCCTCAGCGCAGAACGACCTCCGCAGCGGGCAACGCAAGGGTATCAAGTTCGAGTTGGTCGTCCAATCTACGGACCATGTGGACGTGCAGGTTCGGGACGTGGTGCACCCGCCCATCAGTGCAGAGAAAGTGGAGGAGAGCTTTTTCAAGGCGCCCAAGGCCGAGCAGCCGGGCCACAGCCACGAGCCATCGAAGCCAGGCCACTGTGCGCAGTGTCACGAGCCCTTCACCGAGTACGAGATGGAGACGCTGGTCGGTTTTACTTGCGGGCACGTCTTCCATCTGTCCCACCTGCTGGAGATGCTGTACCCCGGCAAGAGACAGGAAGCCGACTACGGGATCAATAGCGAGGAATCCATTCGTAGCGGGTATCGGGTCGGGTCCAAGGTCACCCACGCGCGCCTGCTGAAGGATCGGATACGGGAGGGGTGCCCTGTATGCACCCACGGGACTGAGATGCCGGCGTAAGGGGGGTACTGGTGTAAGGGTTACTGTAATACTAGCGAGTGACGAGCATACGGCGGCGAAGCCATCTTTTGACACCCCATCCATTGTCCCTGTACTGAATGTGAAGATCGATGTACTATTACAGTTATGGATGTTTTATGGATGTTCTTGAAATGACTTATCGGCCTCGGAGCGAATCCCTACTCGTGACCGTGTGGTAACCAGGTAGGTAGAATCGGGTGATCTGACAAGTTCAGTCCCGGTTAGATGGCGGCCGGAGCACGGACTCGGTCGATTGATCCACTTTCCGCGCCCCACACACGCGTCTCCCGCCCGCATCTCCCGGTTTCGACATGTCACTCattgctct
This sequence is a window from Colletotrichum higginsianum IMI 349063 chromosome 8, whole genome shotgun sequence. Protein-coding genes within it:
- a CDS encoding WD repeat domain-containing protein, with the translated sequence MTGASDSDRDPPTAAQKGKGPEAAENGGTSVNPPGETAAKTAGKGTGDGDAASRDDEEEEEEESDEDDDDDDDEEDEDDDEDDEDEEPRLKYARLTQHLGPIYRNGDATSSFLVAGDKMIIGTHNGNIHVIQLPMFQSLRVYHAHSASITSISISPNPPPLPTARSEAVQRLAAEAAENVAKQRPASRQSGSSPAAASRRPKEPSPVPNTPSNNVHIATSSMDGNVCVFSLVDTKDVQLRNFARPVQAVALSPDYKNDRTYLSGGLAGQLILTSGGQAGRSTSTTVGTAAATASGWLGSMGLGTNTGKDTILHSGEGTINTIKWSLSGKYVVWLNEHGVKIMRSKLHLESADADDAWKRIGHVDRPQTDEWETMASVWKGRAEWIDEQAVETEDGEPGRADVATTPASESSKQQSVSSTKKIERLLVGWGGTIWIIHVHPGSVGTGKRAGEKSIGRAEIAKHLRMDCIISGISLYTQNLLLVLAYVLPDDDDDDDSKDGDDDKVTRGHKSKISSTTSGSEPSGGIKRRQNNLPPELRLIDLTSQAEIDKDGLSVSRYERLSSGDYHLGVLPAQNAASAVASSKGALEAITGFGSDMWNAAINPRTLFSSGASIRSGNSGDGVSSSQVPSSASGGRRSGTPTVHPNLAKPGVKIFIHSPFDFILATKRDLGDHLGWLLEHQEYQKAWELLDEHPEIMAAPPENLHELVPTTPDRNQSSPDDVLDDPYDTSSVMGSTGLARHPNSSAQKEKRRIGELWIRELIEAGNWAEAGKVCGTVLGSSERWEKWVWTFAGADKFDEITDYIPSEPMYPPIPGTIYEVVLNHYIQVDKLRFRELLDRWSTDLFDIKTVTTALENQLKYRNVREDSVEGGEKGRDWKIVMESLARLHEANGRFRESLKCYIKLQDADSAFRLIRDNHLAEAVTDDIPGFIGLRVPNNKREFLREADLEAATSEAITLLVDEAQHGLVKPSAVVSQLQEQDLMLYLFFYLRALYKGEGLEEHSGENRDRLLMDSQSQVDEFADLAVELFAKWEQPLLMSFLKSSTSYKFEKAVQECEKYKYYDELVHLYSKTGEMKRALYLIIDRLQDVKKAIEFAKQQDDPDLWDDLLDYSMDKPSFIQGLLEEVGTAINPIKLVRRIPEGLEIQGLREGLKHIMKEHEIQYSISLGVARVLRSEVASAQNDLRSGQRKGIKFELVVQSTDHVDVQVRDVVHPPISAEKVEESFFKAPKAEQPGHSHEPSKPGHCAQCHEPFTEYEMETLVGFTCGHVFHLSHLLEMLYPGKRQEADYGINSEESIRSGYRVGSKVTHARLLKDRIREGCPMGPESRPVAAPPPPARDPRTDLPPPPRRAPHPRAPRPAHLDLPLRRAAARREPLGPRPTPRAQPGADAAGARVPPAVPRDGAAAVPRVRVELADARADGAVPADGAADGSCAAEGYEGGLRAWGQGVREPEPAGEGRAGRVGGRLVLGGERERTARGGGGWVGGLGLRGRREEKG